From the genome of Pseudomonas sp. gcc21, one region includes:
- a CDS encoding DUF6746 family protein yields MNARRLLIAVLIASASSSLMATERPDHFKGEAAETLPQAVSNFSEYNEKLSALVEKDELTAAELHQVHELTYTLENALGKIQSELAELAETLEEVHVASEQSDAETVKTKGSEYLETSRQIVE; encoded by the coding sequence ACGTCGATTGTTGATAGCCGTTTTGATTGCCTCAGCCAGTTCATCCCTTATGGCAACCGAGCGCCCCGACCACTTCAAGGGGGAGGCAGCCGAGACCCTGCCGCAGGCGGTGAGCAACTTCTCCGAATACAACGAGAAACTGTCCGCCCTGGTTGAAAAGGACGAGCTGACCGCCGCCGAATTGCATCAGGTGCACGAGTTGACCTATACGCTGGAAAACGCGCTAGGGAAGATTCAAAGTGAACTGGCCGAGCTGGCGGAAACGCTGGAAGAAGTCCATGTGGCGTCCGAGCAGTCAGACGCCGAGACAGTGAAAACGAAGGGATCGGAATATCTGGAGACGTCGCGCCAGATTGTGGAATGA